From Salarias fasciatus chromosome 12, fSalaFa1.1, whole genome shotgun sequence, the proteins below share one genomic window:
- the adora2aa gene encoding adenosine A2a receptor a, translating to MVDDPVEVLYIVLELLIAAFSVLGNVLVCWAVYLNSNLQTITNFFVVSLAVADIAVGVLAIPFAIAISTGFSSNFYGCLFIACFVVILTQSSIFSLLAIAIDRYIAIKIPLRYNSLVTGERARGIIALCWVLSIAIGLTPMMGWHVKHPTSPTHHTPPTPPSRNRSCSPGLVECKFENVVVMEYMVYFNFFVCVLIPLLLMLAIYLCIFMAARHQLKLIEVKAAHGEKTKTRSTLQKEVQAAKSLAIIVGLFTVCWLPLHIINCFTLLCSECQRPPAWVLNVAIILSHANSVVNPFIYAYRIREFRQTFRKIIRRHILGRQELFPSGGSKRNSAHNSITDSIRLKANGLSLDVFAEHSSGDCESATHCPAHVSPIGGGLVAVSHLPLSVVISHCPRMGSCPLPALGHAPISMDRHVQYADCAEAEDLAEQSGRSLGSARLTSLFSKQKQKSCISELAEVS from the exons ATGGTGGACGACCCCGTCGAAGTCCTCTACatcgtcctggagctgctgatcgCCGCCTTCTCCGTGCTGGGCAACGTGCTGGTCTGCTGGGCCGTGTACCTCAACAGCAACCTGCAGACCATCACCAACTTCTTCGTGGTGTCGCTGGCGGTGGCCGACATCGCCGTGGGCGTCCTGGCCATCCCCTTCGCCATCGCCATCAGCACCGGCTTCAGCTCCAACTTCTACGGCTGCCTCTTCATCGCCTGCTTCGTGGTCATCCTCACGCAGAGCTCCATCTTCAGCCTGCTGGCCATCGCCATCGACCGCTACATCGCCATCAAGATCCCGCTCAG GTACAACAGCTTGGTGACGGGCGAGCGGGCTCGAGGCATCATCGCCCTCTGCTGGGTCCTGTCCATCGCCATCGGTCTGACCCCCATGATGGGCTGGCACGTCAAGCACCCGACGTCCCCGACGCACCACACACCCCCGACGCCCCCGAGCCGTAACAGGTCGTGCTCGCCCGGCCTGGTGGAGTGCAAGTTCGAGAACGTGGTGGTGATGGAGTACATGGTCTACTTCAACTTCTTCGTGTGCGTGCTGAtcccgctgctgctgatgctggcCATCTACCTGTGCATCTTCATGGCCGCCCGCCACCAGCTGAAGCTGATCGAGGTGAAGGCGGCTCACGGCGAGAAGACGAAGACGCGCTCCACGCTGCAGAAGGAGGTCCAGGCCGCCAAGTCCCTGGCCATCATCGTGGGGCTGTTCACCGTGTGCTGGCTGCCGCTACACATCATCAACTGCTTCACCCTGCTCTGCAGCGAGTGCCAGCGCCCGCCGGCGTGGGTCCTGAACGTGGCCATCATCCTCTCCCACGCCAACTCCGTGGTCAACCCCTTCATCTACGCCTACCGCATCCGCGAGTTCCGGCAGACCTTCCGCAAGATCATCCGGCGCCACATCCTGGGCCGGCAGGAGCTGTTTCCGTCCGGCGGCAGCAAGCGGAACTCCGCCCACAACAGCATCACGGACTCCATCCGGCTGAAAGCCAACGGCCTCAGTCTGGACGTCTTCGCGGAGCACAGCAGCGGCGACTGCGAGAGCGCCACCCACTGTCCCGCCCACGTGTCTCCCATAGGGGGCGGCCTGGTGGCGGTTTCCCACCTCCCCCTGTCGGTAGTCATCTCCCACTGTCCCAGGATGGGGTCGTGCCCGCTGCCAGCCCTCGGACACGCCCCCATCTCGATGGACCGCCACGTCCAGTATGCGGACTGCGCCGAAGCCGAAGACCTGGCAGAGcagagtgggcggagcctcggCTCGGCCCGCCTCACCTCGCTTTTcagcaaacagaagcagaagagCTGCATCAGTGAACTGGCCGAGGTGTCCTGA